ATACTAAAGCACAGATCCATGCGGTGACCTCGGCTTATGGTCTGATTTGGTGCCACGTGGATATCACGTTGAACACCATCACCATCTTTACGCATATGGGTACGCAGCGCCGTTCCCCGGTTTCGGTTTTTCGCGTGGTGCGCCATGTGAGTACGGACTTTTCCAAGCTTTCCGACGTCGATCGGCTCATCCGCTCCATCCAGGCTGGGGCTACCCCGCCGGATGTTGCTGAGCGCATTCTCGATGAGATTGAGGTGCGCCCCACCGCCTACGGTGCGCCGACTGCGCTGCTGGGCTGGGGAATTATGGGTGGCGCCGTGGCGCTCATGCTTGGTGGCACGGCCCTGGTGGGTGTGATCGCCTTTTTTACGTCCATTCTGATTATGGGCGTGAATATGTATTTGGATCGCCATAGCCTGCCGCTGTTTTTCCAGAATGTGTTCGCAGGAATTATTGCCACGGTGCCTGCGTCCGTGGCATACGGCATCGCCTCGCATTATGGGGTCCAGCTGCGCCCGAGCCAGATTATTGCCTCCGGGATTGTGGTGATGTTGGCGGGGTTGACGTTGGTGCAGTCCCTCCAGGACGGAATTACGGGTGCTCCTGTGACGGCTAGCGCGCGCTTTTTTGAAACGCTGCTGTTCACCGGCGCGATCGTGGCAGGTGTGGGCATGGGCATTGAGGCCTCGTCGATGTTGGGGGTTCACCTTCCACCGATGGAGTCCATCGCGCCGCCCAATTTCAATTCGGGGTGGATGCGCGTGGCGTGCGGCGGCATCGCCTCTGGGGGTTTTGCCATTGCCTGCTATGCGGAGTGGTCGGCGGTGACGCTGTCGGCCGTGGCTGCTGGGGCCGGTGGCGCGTTCTACTACTACTTGTTTGTGCCCCTGGGGCTGGGTCCGGTGATGGCGGGTTCGATGGCGTCGGTGATCATCGGCCTGGCCGGTGGCCTGTTGGCGCGGCGTTTCCAGGTGCCGCCGCTGATTATCGCGATCGCGGGCATCACCCCGCTGCTTCCCGGTCTGTCGGTCTATCGCGGAATGTACTCCGCGCTTAATGATCAGATGGTGGTTGGTTTTACCAATATCGCTATGGCGCTGGCTACGGCCTGTGGCTTGGCTGCCGGCGTGGTGTTGGGCGAATGGATTGCGCGGCGGATTCGCCGGCCGCAGCGTTTTAATCCGTATCGGGCGTTTCGGGTGGCCCGGCGCCATTCCTTCCAGGAGGCGATCCACAAGGTGCCCAAGGTGGCGGCGCGGGCGGTGCGGCGCCGGTGAGGCGGCGTCGACAAGCGTGGCGTAGAATTGTGGGCCTATCTGTAGTTTCCAAGATCAGGAGGATCCGTGCCGCCTAAGGTAACCGACACTCGCCCCAGTGCTGAGACCTTACACCGGGTGGAGGAGGCCACCGCCGCATCCGCGCGGCGCATCGTGGCCAGCTATGCCGAGGATCTCCTCGATGGCGTCACCCTCATGAGCATGCTCGGCGTTGAGCCCGAGGGGCTGGTGCACAAACTCGTCGCCGAGGAGCAGGCCGCCGCCGCGCCGAAGAAGGCGCCCGCCAAGCGCACCCGCAAAACTACCAAGAAAACTGCGGCTAAAAAGACAACTAAAAAGACCACGGCCAAGAAAACAACAAAGAAGACCACAAAGAAGGCCGCGGCTAAAAAGACCACCACTAAGAAGACCACCGCAAAGAAGACGGCGGCCAAGAAGTCTTAGTGCCGCCTAGTACTTCCTGCGCCTGGTCACGGCATTGACTAACCTGGAAGACATGGCCTCACGCAGCGATCAGGTAAACGATCAGGTAGTAGACAACGCCGAGGAATTCGGCGACAACAGCTTTGTGGTGGTAGCCAACCGGCTACCGGTAGACATGCAGCGCTGCGAGGACGGCTCGGTGGAGTGGACCCCCAGCCCCGGCGGGTTGGTCTCCGCCCTGTCGCCCGTGCTGGAGGAGCACGAGGGCTGCTGGATCGGCTGGCCGGGGGTTTCTGACGAGTCCCCGGAGCCCTTCCGCACCGACGGCGGGGTCCTGCTCTACCCCGTCCAACTGACCGCCCAGGACTTTGAGTACTTCTACGAGGGCTTTTCCAACGCCACCCTGTGGCCGCTCTACCACGACCTGATTGTCACGCCGGAATACCACCGCGAATGGTGGGCCGCCTACCGGGAGGTCAACCTCAAGTTCGCCGAGGCGACCTCGCACGTGGCCGCTAAGAACGCCACCGTGTGGATCCAGGACTACCAGCTCCAGCTCGTCCCGGGGATCCTGCGCCAGCTACGCCCCGACCTGACCATCGGGTTCTTCCTGCACATCCCCTTCCCCAACCCGGATCTTTTCCGGCAGCTGCCCTGGCGCGAAGAGTTGGTGCGCGGGCTGCTGGGGGCGGACGTTATTGGCTTCCACCTGGAGGGCAATGCGCAGAACTTCCTCGACCTTGCCTGCGAGGTCTCCGGCGTGGCCGGCTCGCACATCGGCCAGCCTGACACCCTCGATATTGAAGGGTCGGTGTCTACCCGCGATATCACCGCCGCCGTGGTCGTCCCCGGCGGCCGCAAGGTGGGCGTGGGCGCGTTCCCCATTTCTATCGACGTCGACTCCGTGACCACCCCGGATCCGGATGAGGTGGCCACGCTGCGCGCGGAGCTGGGCAACCCAGACTCGCTCATCCTCGGCGTGGATCGCCTGGACTACACCAAGGGCATCCTGCAACGCCTGCGCGCCTACGAGGAGCTGCTGGCTTCCGGGGCGCTGCCCAAGAAGGTGGTGCTGCTCCAGGTGGCCACCCCGTCGCGGGAGCGCATCGAGCACTACCGGGTGGCCCGCTCCCAGGTGGAAGAGGCGGTGGGCAGGATCAACGGGCGCTTCGGCCAGCCGGGCCGGCCCGTGGTGGAGTACATTCACCGCTCCGTGCCCAAGTCCCGCCTGGCGGTGTACTACGCCGCCGCGGACGTCATGCTGGTCACGCCCTTCAAGGATGGAATGAACCTGGTGGCCAAGGAGTATGTGGCCGCCCACGCGGATGGCTCCGGCGCGCTGGTGTTGAGCGAGTTCGCCGGCGCGGCCGAGGAGCTGCCCGAGGCGTTCATCTGTAATCCCTTTGACATGGAGTCCGTCAAGCGGCGCATCGTGGAGGCCGTGCTGGCACCCACGTATGATCCGCAGGATGCCAAGGAGCGCATGATCGCCATGCACAAGCAGGTCATCGAGCATGATGTGGACCTGTGGGCGCAGTCCTTCCTGGACTGCCTGGCCAAGGCCAAGGAACAGCGGTGCGGCGAGTAATCCCCCTGCTGGCCCTGCCCCTGGCGCTGGCCACCGCCTGCACGCCCGCACCCGCCCCCGATGCCGAGCCGCTGATCGGGCCAACTTGGCAGGTCACCGGGGTGTTTACTGATCCCGCCACCCCCGGCGGGGTGACTAGCGACGCCGAGCTCATCTTCGGCCGCGCGACGCTCACCGGCACCACGGGGTGCGCCCGCTTCAATGCTCGGGCCCATTACGACACGGATGCTGACACCATCGAGGTCACCCGGCTGACCATGGATGAGCCGGACCCGCAATGCGCCGGGGTTGCCCGCCACGTCCACGACCAGCTGGCCGGGATCCTGGAGGGCACCTTCGATGTGAGCCACCCTAGCGACACGGAAGTGGTGCTCACCAAGGCTGGGGACGGCCCGGACAGGCCGGCGATTCACGCGGTGAGCACCTAGTAGTGTTAAGCCCCATGAGCATTTCTTCTGTCGCCGGTGTTGACCGGCTGTTGGTGGTCTGTGACTTCGACGGCACCCTGGCTGGCATCAGCAAGGACCCCATGAACGTCCCGGTCAATGAGACCTCCGTGGCCGCCCTCCAGCAGCTGGCGCAATGCCCGAACACGCTGGTCTACATCCTGTCTGGGCGCAGCATCGCCCAGCTGGACGTGGTCTGCCCCACCACCGCGCCGATTCGGCGGGTGGGCTCGCATGGTGCGGAGCCGGACGGCATGGTCGTCGAGCTGACCGATGCGCAACAGGCCACCCTGGATGGCGTGGCGGGCGATTTGGAGAAGATCTGCGAGGGCATCGACGGCGCCTTCGTGGAATACAAGCCTTTCCAGCGTGTGTTCCACTTCATCCGGGTGGCGGACCAGCAGCTCATTGAGCAGCTGCTCGCGCGCGTGGACAAGGTTGATCCGCGTGGGGCGCACGTCCACTCCGGCAAGCGCGTGGTGGAGTTCTCCGTGGCGGACGCCACCAAGGGGTCGTGGATTCGCGGCGAGCAGGAGCGCTGGAACCCGGGCGCGACCGTGTTCTTGGGCGATGACACCACCGATGAGACCGGCTTTGCCGTCCTTGGGGGCAATGACCTGGGCGTCAAGGTGGGCCCGGGGGAGACTGCGGCAACCATGCGGGTGGCGGACTTGGACGAGGTCGCCCAGGTGCTCACCGAGCTGGCGCAGCGACGCTGCGGCCAGCAAGCAGCCGAGTAGGCAGGATCGTGTGGACGGGGTCGCCGGCGGTGTCTTCCAGCGCCTGCACCGCCCGGATGCCCTTGTCCCGGTTGGGTTGCTCCACGGTGACCAGGCCGACCGCGCGCGCGGCGGCGATGCCATCGAACCCGGTGACGGAGAGGTCTTCCGGCACGCGGAGACCCTGCTCACGCGCGTAGGCCAGCACGCCGAGCGCCATCGAGTCGGTGGTGCACGCCACGGCGGTGAGCTCGGGGTGGGATTCCAGCAGCTCGGCGGCGGCGTCGCGGGCGGTGGCCGGGGTGTTGAGGTGCCGGGTAACCACTGGCACGCCCGCCGGGTCGATGCCCGCGCCGGCAAAAACATCCAGGGCCCCGAGGATGCGGTCGCGCTGGATGTGCAGGTGGGCGCGCGGCAGGCGGCCAGGGTCGAGGGGGCCATTGAGCGGGGTGTCCTCCAGGCGGATGGCGAGGATGCCGATGTTGCGGTGGCCGGCGTCGATAAGCGTGCGGGCGGCGGGCGCGATGGCGGCGCGGTCGTCGATGCCCACGAAGGGCACCCCGGGAACTGTTTTGGGCTGCCCGCAGATGACGGTGGGCACCCCGCGGGCAAGCACCGCCTTTAAGGCGGCGTCGTCGCTGGCCACGGAGTAGACCACAAAGCCGTCCACGGCGGCCGCGTTGATCAGATCCGTGTTGGTCTCCCCCGTGCCCTCCGGGCCGACGGGGATGAGGGTGAGCGCCGTGGCGCTATCGGAGCACGCCTCCGCCACCCCGGAAAGAAAGTCCACGGAGGCGGCATCGTCGAAGGCGTAGCTCAAGTGCTCGGTGAGCACCACCCCGATCGCCCCGGCGCGGCGGGTACGCAGGCTGCGGGCCACCGGATCCGGGCCGGGATAGCCACGGGCGGCCGCGGCAGCCAGGATGCGGGCGCGAGTGGCGGCAGAGAGCTGGTCCGGGTGGTTGTAGGCGTTAGAGACCGTGGTGCGCGACACGCCGAGTTCGGCGGCCAGGGAAGCCAGGGTCCCGCGCGACTGGCCGGGGCGCTGGGAATCCATGATTGGCACGCTAGCACGCCGCGGATCTTGACAACCCTTTCCATTAAGCGTTGGCTTGTTGTCATGACGTTTCCCGCCCGCCGTACCTGCGCTGCCCTCCTGACCGCCACCGCGCTTGTGGCCACCGCCTGCTCGAGTGCTCAGTCCCCCGACGGGGACGCATCCGGGATGACCATTGTCACCTCCACCTCCGTCTGGGGCGACGTGGCCCGCGCGGTTGTCGATGACCCGGCCGTGACCATCACGCCGATCATCACTAACGACGCCACCGACCCGCACCACTTCGAGCCCACTGCCGCCGACATGGCACGGGTGAGCAAGGCAGACGTGGTCGTCGTCGGCGGCGGCGGGTATGACGCCTGGCTGTATGAAAACCTGGACAACCCGGACATCATCCACGCCCTGCCACTGACCCCACACCACCACGGCGACAAGCCGGATGGATCCGAGGCCACCAATGAGCACATCTGGTACGACGCCGACGCGCTGCGGGACGTGGCACACGGTGTGGCGGGGGCCGTCGAAAAGCACAACCCCGATGCCACCGTCACTGCCGACGCCCTCGATGCCCGCCTCGACGCCGCCACCGCGAAGCTCAAGGCCATGCCCACCGCCCGCATCGCGCAGACCGAACCCATCGCCGACTACCTGATCAACAAAACCCCCATGAAGGAGGTCACCCCCACCGGCTACCGGCGTGCCACCCTCAATGAGACGGACCCCGCCGCCGCGGACTTGGCTGCCTTTTTGGAACTGATCAACTCCGGTGGGCTGGACATCCTGGTGTACAACCCGCAAACCGCCACCGACATGACCAAGCGCATCCGGGCGGCAGCCGAAGCCAAGGGCGTGCGCATCGTGGAGATCCCCGAGACCCCGCCGAGCACCGTGCCCTTCCCCGACTTTTATGGGCAGGTGGTGGACCGGCTGGTGGGCTAGACCCCCAGTAATCGGCGGTACCTGTTAGATCTAAAATTCAACTGTGCTTGACTTCCTCGACGGTAACGTCCTTCTTACGGTATTCATCGTCATCACCCTCGGCACCGCGTTCGGGGCGATACCCTTCGGCCCGCTGCGTTTCGGCGCGGCCGGGGCCCTGTTCATTGGCCTGGCGGTGGGCCCCTTCGTTAACCTACCCGCAGAATCCCTCTCCGTATTCCAGGAGCTGGGCCTGGGGCTCTTTGTCTACATGATCGGCCTGGAAGCCGGGGAGACCTTCTTCCGGGACATGAAAGAGCAGCTGGGCATCATGGTCGCAGCGCTCATCTCCGTCACTGCGGCGGCCGCAACCGCCGTGGTGGGGGCAGGGCTTTTGGGGATCACCCGGGAGGTCGCCCTGGGTGTGTTCTCCGGGGCGCTGACCTCTACCCCGTCGATGGCCTTGGCCCAGGACCAGACGGGCTCTGATGCCCCGGCGGTGGGCTATTCGCTGGGGTATCCCACCGGGGTGATCTTGTCCATCATTTTGGTCGCCGTGACCATCGGTCGCACCTGGGCGGCTAAGCGCGACCAGGAAAACCCGGATGAGAAGGAGCATCGCCTGCTGCGCGTGGCGGTGACCAAGGACTTTGATTACGCGGCGCTGGCTGAGCAATACGGCGACCAGTTCCGCCTGTGCACCATTCGCCGCGACAATCGCACCCGCGTGGCCCACGAGCTGGCCGAGATCCGCCCGGGCGACACCGTGGTGTTGGTGGCCACCAAGGCCGCACTGCCCGCCCTGGTCAAGGCGATGGGCAAGCGCCTGGGCACCACCTCGGTACGCGGCAACGAGCACCTGACCGTCCAGCAATTCCGGGTGTCTAACCAGGACATCGCCGGCAACACCCTGGGCAACATCCCCCTGTATGCCAAGCACAAGGCGCAGGTGGTGCGCATCCGGCGCGGTGATGACTTCATCTTGCCCACCGATGAGACCTCCCTGCTCTACGGCGACATTGTGGAGATGGTCATGCCCACCTCGCGCACCGAGTCCGTCCAAAGCTACATGGGCGATTCCATCCAGTCCTTCTCCGAGCTGGACTGGATCGCCGCCGCCGGCGGGCTGGTCTTCGGCTTCCTGCTCGCACTGATCGAGGTGCCGCTGCCCGGCGGTTCTTCCTTCGCCCTGGGTGCGGCGGCAGGCCCGCTTTTGGCCGGCATCATCTTGGGCTCGGTGGGGCGCACGGGGCGCACCGCCTGGCAGCTGCCGCGCACCGCCAACTTCACGCTGCGCCAATTTGGCCTCATGTTGTTCCTGGCCGCCGTGGGTCTGGCCTCCGGGCCGGCGTTCGCGGAGACGGCGTTCTCGCGGCAGGGCCTGGTGGCCATCGTGCTGGCGGCCCTGGTATGCCTGGTAGGGGCTGGCGGCTTCTTGGCGCTGGCCTGGGCGATGGGCCAGTCCGCCTCGCGCTCCAACGGCGCCATGTCTGGCGTGTTGGGCCAGCCTGCCGTGTTGCAGTACGCGTTGGAAAACTCCTCTGACTCGCGCATCATGTCGGGTTATACGGCGACGTTTGCCATCGCGTTGATTTACAAGATTGTTGTCATTCCCGTCATGCTCGTGGTGTGAGCCTATTGATCCTGGCCCCACCAGGATGGTCACGCCAAGAAAGGTCCTGTCACTGCCGTGCTCGCCGAGTTTCATAGCGCCGCCGTTGACCCGTTGTGGTCCGGCCTGAACCTCCGGGTGGACAAAGGTGAGTTCCTCACCGTCCTCGGACCTAATGGGGTGGGAAAGTCCACCCTGCTGGCCACGCTGCTGGGCACCCGGGCGCTAACCCAGGGCAGCGTGGAGGTGCCCGCCCGGGTGGGCCTGATCCCGCAGCAGCGGATGTTCCCCGCGCACCTGCCGCTGCGCGCCCGGGATCTGGTGTCTTTGGCGTTGGCCCACGGGGTGTTGCGGGGGCGGCGCCCGGCCCGCGGCGAGGTGGACGCTTTGTTGGATAGCGTCGGCGCCGCCGGGTTGGCGGATCGGCGCGTGGGTGAGTTGTCTGGCGGCCAGCAGCAGTTGGTGCGCCAGGCGCAGGCTTTTGCGGGGGATCCGGAGTTGTTGCTGTGCGATGAGCCGCTGCTCAGCCTGGATTTGGCGGCCCAGCAGGCGACGGTGGCGCGGCTGGACGCGCGGCGTCGGCAGTTGGGTACCAGCGTCATCTTTGTCACCCACGGGATTAACCCGGTGCTTGAGGTCACGGACCGGGTGCTCTATCTGGCCCCGCAGGGCCACATGTTGGGCAGCGTGGATGAGGTGATGCGTTCAGAGACGTTGACGCAACTGTATGGCGCCCCGGTGACGGTGGCGCAGGTTGCCGGCAAGTTGGTGGTGATCTAGCCCATGGATGTTTCTTCCTTTGTTGCGGATACTTCTTATCTCCTATCCGTGGATTTTGTGCGCCAGGCACTGGTCGCCTCGGCGGTGTTGGGCCTGCTCAGCGGGGTGATCACGCCGCTGATTGTGCTGCGCCAGATGTCTTTTTCTGTGCATGCGACCAGCGAGTTGGCGCTGATGGGCGCGGCGGCGGCACTGCTGTGTGGGGTGGGTGTGGGCTTGGGCGCGGTGGCCGGGGCGGTGGTCGCGGCTATTGTGCTGGCGGTGTTGGGGCTTAAGGAGCAGCAGGATAGCGCCATCGGAGTGGTCATGAGTTTCGGCCTGGGCCTGTCGGTGTTGTTTATCTACTTGTATCCGGGGAATTCGTCGACGGCGTTTGCGCTGCTGACGGGCCAGATTGTGGGGGTGTCTTCGGCGTCTGTGTGGCTGTTGGCGGCCGTGGCGGTGGTGGTCATCGGGGCGATTGTGCTGTGGTGGCGGCCTATCCTTTTTGCCAGCGTGGACCCAGTGTTGGCGGCTGCTGCTGGGGTGCCGGTGCGCGCGGTGGCGGTTGGTTTTGCGGTGCTGGTGGGGCTGACTGCGGCGCAGTCGGTGCAGATCGTGGGCGCGCTGTTGGTCATGGCGCTGCTGATTACTCCGGGGGCGGCGGCGGTGCAGATTACGGCGTCTCCGGTGCGCGCGGTGGTCTGGTCGGTGGTGTTTGCGGAGCTGGCGGCGGTGGGTGGCCTGGTGGCCTCGTTGGCGCCGGGGCTGCCGGTGTCGGTGTTTGTGACGACCATCAGTTTTGCCATTTACTTGTGCTGCCGGGCGGTGGCGTGGTGGCGTGGCCGCGGGGTGCGCCGCGATGAGGTGGCGGTGGCGCGCCGCGCCGAGGCGGTGAAGTGATGCGCACGCTGTCGATGGAAGTTGCGGGGCATTCCCGGCGCGCCCGCATAGTGGGGCAGGGCGAGGATTTGTTGCTGTTTTTCCATGGTTCGCGCCAGTCGGGGGCGGTGGCGCGCCGGTTTAGCGCGGGCACGTTTGAGTGGCCGGGCTGGACGGTGGCCTACCTGGACGGGGTGGGCCACCACTTCAATGACCTGCGGCGTTGCTTGGATGAGCGCACGCGCCGCGAGGGGGTGGATGATGTGGCGTTCGCCCGCGCGGTGGTGGAGCAGCTGCATCCACAGCGGGTGTGGGCGTGCGGCTATTCCAACGGTGGGCACATGGTGCTGCGCCTGCTTATCGACGCCCCCGGCCTGCTCACCGGCGCCGCCGTGCTGGCTGCCACGCAGCCAACGCCAGACAATCTGCTGCCCCACAGCCTGGACGGCTACGTGCCCACCCCGGTGTTGTTCATGAACGGCACCGCGGATGCCATCTCCCCCTATGGCGGCGGGGTGGCGGGCCTGGATGCCACCTCTGGGCGGGGCACTGGGCTGTCGGCGCCGGAGACGGCGCGGCTGTGGGCGCGGCGCAATGGGTGTTTAGGCGCTCCGGAGGAGCTGCGCTACGCGCCGGATGTGTCCGTGTTGCGTTGGCCCAGCGTGGAGCTGTGGAGCCTGGAGGGCTGCGGGCATGTGATCCCCACGGGCCAGCCGGCGCCGCCGATGTTGGGGGCCACCACGGATTCGGTGGTGGCCGCTGAGGTGATTGCTCAGTTCTTTGCCCGGCGCTGACGGGCGAACTCGCTGAGCACGGCGCCTGCCGCGACGGAGGCGTTGAGGGATTCCACCCAGCTGGTCATGGGGATGGACATGAGCACGTCGCAGGTTTCGCGCACCAGGCGCGACAGGCCCTTGCCCTCAGATCCGATGACAATGACCACAGGGTCGGCGCCGCCATCATAGGTGTCCAGGGTGTGCTGGCCGCCGGCCTCTAGGCCCACCACCTGGTAGCCGTTGTCCTGGAATTGCTTGATGGTGCGGGTGAGGTTGGTGGCCCGGGCCACCGGCAGGCGCGCGGCGGTTCCCGCGGAGGTGCGCCAGGTCACGGCTGTGACGGAGGCGGAGCGGCGCTCGGGGATGACTACGCCGTGGCCGCCGAAGGCCGCCACGGAGCGGATGACGGCGCCGAGGTTG
Above is a genomic segment from Corynebacterium uberis containing:
- the thrE gene encoding threonine/serine exporter ThrE, with the protein product MGTLRERLRGWRQRSPHTATIDTASAAPPPSPLAPVDLSDPNQVAGVMDLAARIGDILLSSGTANSDTKAQIHAVTSAYGLIWCHVDITLNTITIFTHMGTQRRSPVSVFRVVRHVSTDFSKLSDVDRLIRSIQAGATPPDVAERILDEIEVRPTAYGAPTALLGWGIMGGAVALMLGGTALVGVIAFFTSILIMGVNMYLDRHSLPLFFQNVFAGIIATVPASVAYGIASHYGVQLRPSQIIASGIVVMLAGLTLVQSLQDGITGAPVTASARFFETLLFTGAIVAGVGMGIEASSMLGVHLPPMESIAPPNFNSGWMRVACGGIASGGFAIACYAEWSAVTLSAVAAGAGGAFYYYLFVPLGLGPVMAGSMASVIIGLAGGLLARRFQVPPLIIAIAGITPLLPGLSVYRGMYSALNDQMVVGFTNIAMALATACGLAAGVVLGEWIARRIRRPQRFNPYRAFRVARRHSFQEAIHKVPKVAARAVRRR
- a CDS encoding alpha,alpha-trehalose-phosphate synthase (UDP-forming) encodes the protein MASRSDQVNDQVVDNAEEFGDNSFVVVANRLPVDMQRCEDGSVEWTPSPGGLVSALSPVLEEHEGCWIGWPGVSDESPEPFRTDGGVLLYPVQLTAQDFEYFYEGFSNATLWPLYHDLIVTPEYHREWWAAYREVNLKFAEATSHVAAKNATVWIQDYQLQLVPGILRQLRPDLTIGFFLHIPFPNPDLFRQLPWREELVRGLLGADVIGFHLEGNAQNFLDLACEVSGVAGSHIGQPDTLDIEGSVSTRDITAAVVVPGGRKVGVGAFPISIDVDSVTTPDPDEVATLRAELGNPDSLILGVDRLDYTKGILQRLRAYEELLASGALPKKVVLLQVATPSRERIEHYRVARSQVEEAVGRINGRFGQPGRPVVEYIHRSVPKSRLAVYYAAADVMLVTPFKDGMNLVAKEYVAAHADGSGALVLSEFAGAAEELPEAFICNPFDMESVKRRIVEAVLAPTYDPQDAKERMIAMHKQVIEHDVDLWAQSFLDCLAKAKEQRCGE
- a CDS encoding META domain-containing protein, translated to MRRVIPLLALPLALATACTPAPAPDAEPLIGPTWQVTGVFTDPATPGGVTSDAELIFGRATLTGTTGCARFNARAHYDTDADTIEVTRLTMDEPDPQCAGVARHVHDQLAGILEGTFDVSHPSDTEVVLTKAGDGPDRPAIHAVST
- the otsB gene encoding trehalose-phosphatase gives rise to the protein MSISSVAGVDRLLVVCDFDGTLAGISKDPMNVPVNETSVAALQQLAQCPNTLVYILSGRSIAQLDVVCPTTAPIRRVGSHGAEPDGMVVELTDAQQATLDGVAGDLEKICEGIDGAFVEYKPFQRVFHFIRVADQQLIEQLLARVDKVDPRGAHVHSGKRVVEFSVADATKGSWIRGEQERWNPGATVFLGDDTTDETGFAVLGGNDLGVKVGPGETAATMRVADLDEVAQVLTELAQRRCGQQAAE
- a CDS encoding LacI family DNA-binding transcriptional regulator, whose product is MDSQRPGQSRGTLASLAAELGVSRTTVSNAYNHPDQLSAATRARILAAAAARGYPGPDPVARSLRTRRAGAIGVVLTEHLSYAFDDAASVDFLSGVAEACSDSATALTLIPVGPEGTGETNTDLINAAAVDGFVVYSVASDDAALKAVLARGVPTVICGQPKTVPGVPFVGIDDRAAIAPAARTLIDAGHRNIGILAIRLEDTPLNGPLDPGRLPRAHLHIQRDRILGALDVFAGAGIDPAGVPVVTRHLNTPATARDAAAELLESHPELTAVACTTDSMALGVLAYAREQGLRVPEDLSVTGFDGIAAARAVGLVTVEQPNRDKGIRAVQALEDTAGDPVHTILPTRLLAGRSVAAPAR
- a CDS encoding metal ABC transporter solute-binding protein, Zn/Mn family, producing MTFPARRTCAALLTATALVATACSSAQSPDGDASGMTIVTSTSVWGDVARAVVDDPAVTITPIITNDATDPHHFEPTAADMARVSKADVVVVGGGGYDAWLYENLDNPDIIHALPLTPHHHGDKPDGSEATNEHIWYDADALRDVAHGVAGAVEKHNPDATVTADALDARLDAATAKLKAMPTARIAQTEPIADYLINKTPMKEVTPTGYRRATLNETDPAAADLAAFLELINSGGLDILVYNPQTATDMTKRIRAAAEAKGVRIVEIPETPPSTVPFPDFYGQVVDRLVG
- a CDS encoding TrkA C-terminal domain-containing protein, which encodes MLDFLDGNVLLTVFIVITLGTAFGAIPFGPLRFGAAGALFIGLAVGPFVNLPAESLSVFQELGLGLFVYMIGLEAGETFFRDMKEQLGIMVAALISVTAAAATAVVGAGLLGITREVALGVFSGALTSTPSMALAQDQTGSDAPAVGYSLGYPTGVILSIILVAVTIGRTWAAKRDQENPDEKEHRLLRVAVTKDFDYAALAEQYGDQFRLCTIRRDNRTRVAHELAEIRPGDTVVLVATKAALPALVKAMGKRLGTTSVRGNEHLTVQQFRVSNQDIAGNTLGNIPLYAKHKAQVVRIRRGDDFILPTDETSLLYGDIVEMVMPTSRTESVQSYMGDSIQSFSELDWIAAAGGLVFGFLLALIEVPLPGGSSFALGAAAGPLLAGIILGSVGRTGRTAWQLPRTANFTLRQFGLMLFLAAVGLASGPAFAETAFSRQGLVAIVLAALVCLVGAGGFLALAWAMGQSASRSNGAMSGVLGQPAVLQYALENSSDSRIMSGYTATFAIALIYKIVVIPVMLVV
- a CDS encoding metal ABC transporter ATP-binding protein, yielding MLAEFHSAAVDPLWSGLNLRVDKGEFLTVLGPNGVGKSTLLATLLGTRALTQGSVEVPARVGLIPQQRMFPAHLPLRARDLVSLALAHGVLRGRRPARGEVDALLDSVGAAGLADRRVGELSGGQQQLVRQAQAFAGDPELLLCDEPLLSLDLAAQQATVARLDARRRQLGTSVIFVTHGINPVLEVTDRVLYLAPQGHMLGSVDEVMRSETLTQLYGAPVTVAQVAGKLVVI
- a CDS encoding metal ABC transporter permease → MDVSSFVADTSYLLSVDFVRQALVASAVLGLLSGVITPLIVLRQMSFSVHATSELALMGAAAALLCGVGVGLGAVAGAVVAAIVLAVLGLKEQQDSAIGVVMSFGLGLSVLFIYLYPGNSSTAFALLTGQIVGVSSASVWLLAAVAVVVIGAIVLWWRPILFASVDPVLAAAAGVPVRAVAVGFAVLVGLTAAQSVQIVGALLVMALLITPGAAAVQITASPVRAVVWSVVFAELAAVGGLVASLAPGLPVSVFVTTISFAIYLCCRAVAWWRGRGVRRDEVAVARRAEAVK
- a CDS encoding alpha/beta hydrolase family esterase, coding for MRTLSMEVAGHSRRARIVGQGEDLLLFFHGSRQSGAVARRFSAGTFEWPGWTVAYLDGVGHHFNDLRRCLDERTRREGVDDVAFARAVVEQLHPQRVWACGYSNGGHMVLRLLIDAPGLLTGAAVLAATQPTPDNLLPHSLDGYVPTPVLFMNGTADAISPYGGGVAGLDATSGRGTGLSAPETARLWARRNGCLGAPEELRYAPDVSVLRWPSVELWSLEGCGHVIPTGQPAPPMLGATTDSVVAAEVIAQFFARR